In one Parageobacillus genomosp. 1 genomic region, the following are encoded:
- a CDS encoding XTP/dITP diphosphatase, with protein sequence MKQVIIATKNAGKAREFQTLLEKRGIEVKSLLDFPNCPDVEETGSTFVENAILKAEAMSRYFNTAVIADDSGLSVDALGGRPGVYSARYAGEEKNDQKNIAKVLSELEGVPFAKRTARFHCALAVAAPGRRTAVVEGTCEGYIAEKPQGENGFGYDPIFYIPQKGKTMAQLSPEEKNQISHRAKALEKLDKQWDEIISGKE encoded by the coding sequence ATGAAACAAGTCATTATCGCGACAAAAAACGCAGGAAAAGCGCGGGAGTTTCAAACGCTTCTTGAAAAAAGAGGGATTGAAGTAAAATCGCTTCTTGATTTTCCTAATTGCCCTGATGTAGAAGAAACAGGGAGCACGTTTGTCGAAAATGCGATACTAAAAGCGGAAGCCATGTCCCGCTATTTCAACACGGCGGTCATTGCCGACGATTCCGGTCTGTCGGTTGATGCGTTAGGCGGAAGGCCAGGAGTGTATTCCGCCCGCTACGCCGGAGAAGAAAAGAACGATCAAAAAAACATCGCCAAAGTGTTATCAGAGTTAGAAGGGGTTCCTTTCGCAAAGCGAACCGCCCGTTTCCATTGCGCGCTTGCCGTTGCCGCCCCAGGACGGCGCACCGCGGTCGTCGAGGGAACTTGTGAAGGATACATTGCCGAAAAGCCGCAAGGAGAAAATGGGTTTGGCTATGATCCGATTTTTTATATCCCGCAAAAAGGAAAAACGATGGCACAATTATCGCCAGAAGAGAAAAATCAAATTAGCCATCGGGCCAAAGCGCTGGAAAAATTAGATAAACAGTGGGATGAAATCATAAGCGGCAAGGAGTAA
- the leuC gene encoding 3-isopropylmalate dehydratase large subunit: MKPKTIIDKIWENHVVYREDGKPDLLYIDLHLVHEVTSPQAFEGLRQKGRKVRRPDLTFATMDHNVPTVNRFVITDEVARNQIAALERNCREFSIPLADLHSEEQGIVHVIGPELGLTQPGKTIVCGDSHTSTHGAFGALAFGIGTSEVEHVLATQTLWQHKPKTLQIRIDGKLGEGVTAKDVILAIIGRYGVGVGTGYIIEFTGEAIRNMSMEERMTICNMSIEAGARAGLVSPDEKTFAYLRGRKYAPKGEEFEKAVERWRTLATDEGAEYDKTIEIDASTIAPMVTWGTNPAMSTSIDGTVPHPEEFTSETEQKAVRRALEYMGLKPGIPITEIPVQHVFIGSCTNSRISDLREAAKIVKGKKVAKGVRALVVPGSQQVKKQAEEEGLAQIFIDAGFEWRDSGCSACLGMNPDIIPEGEHCASTSNRNFEGRQGKGARTHLVSPAMAAAAAVYGHFVDVRKLEKELVH, translated from the coding sequence GTGAAGCCGAAAACGATTATTGATAAGATTTGGGAAAACCATGTCGTCTATCGGGAAGACGGAAAGCCGGATTTGCTTTATATCGACTTGCATTTAGTTCATGAAGTTACCTCTCCGCAGGCGTTTGAAGGATTGCGGCAAAAAGGGCGGAAAGTGCGCCGCCCTGACTTGACCTTCGCCACCATGGATCATAACGTTCCAACGGTGAATCGCTTTGTCATTACCGATGAAGTGGCGAGAAATCAAATTGCCGCACTGGAACGCAACTGCCGTGAATTTTCGATTCCGCTTGCCGATTTGCATAGTGAAGAACAAGGAATTGTCCACGTCATCGGTCCGGAGCTTGGTTTGACACAGCCAGGAAAAACGATTGTTTGCGGAGACAGCCACACATCCACACACGGGGCGTTTGGGGCGCTCGCTTTCGGAATTGGAACGAGCGAAGTCGAACATGTGCTTGCCACACAGACGCTCTGGCAGCATAAGCCGAAAACGCTGCAAATCCGCATCGATGGAAAATTAGGTGAAGGGGTTACGGCAAAAGATGTTATTTTGGCGATTATCGGGCGTTATGGAGTTGGCGTCGGCACCGGATATATCATCGAATTTACCGGTGAAGCCATCCGCAATATGTCGATGGAAGAAAGAATGACGATTTGCAACATGTCGATTGAAGCGGGAGCACGCGCCGGCCTAGTAAGCCCGGATGAAAAGACATTCGCCTATTTGCGGGGCCGCAAATACGCTCCGAAGGGGGAAGAGTTTGAAAAAGCGGTGGAACGCTGGCGCACTTTGGCAACCGATGAAGGAGCCGAATACGATAAAACGATTGAAATAGATGCCTCGACGATTGCGCCAATGGTCACGTGGGGAACAAATCCAGCGATGAGCACCTCTATTGATGGAACGGTGCCACATCCGGAAGAGTTTACAAGCGAAACGGAACAAAAAGCTGTACGCCGCGCGTTGGAATATATGGGATTAAAGCCGGGAATCCCAATTACGGAAATTCCGGTACAGCACGTTTTCATCGGTTCCTGTACGAACTCGCGCATCAGCGACTTGCGCGAAGCGGCAAAAATCGTCAAAGGGAAAAAAGTGGCGAAGGGAGTGCGCGCTCTCGTCGTTCCGGGATCACAGCAAGTGAAAAAACAGGCAGAAGAAGAAGGATTAGCGCAAATTTTCATCGATGCAGGATTCGAATGGCGCGACTCCGGCTGCAGCGCTTGTTTAGGAATGAACCCGGATATTATTCCGGAAGGGGAGCATTGCGCCTCCACATCGAACCGAAATTTTGAGGGGCGGCAAGGAAAAGGAGCACGAACGCATTTAGTCAGCCCGGCGATGGCAGCAGCTGCTGCGGTTTACGGACATTTTGTCGATGTGCGCAAATTGGAGAAAGAACTGGTCCATTAA
- the ilvB gene encoding acetolactate synthase large subunit produces MTRMKVEEKAKQKMEMSGALMLVEALKAEKVEVIFGYPGGAVLPLYDQLYRSGVFHVLTRHEQGAIHAAEGYARISGKPGVVIATSGPGATNIVTGLTDAMMDSLPLVVFTGQVATSVIGSDAFQEADVVGITMPITKHNYQVRDISELPKIIKEAFHIATTGRPGPVLIDIPKDITTAKGEFDYEQEVHLPGYQPTTQPNHLQIRRLVEAVSQSKRPVILAGAGVLHANASNELRQYAEQQNIPVVHTLLGLGGFPADHPLFLGMAGMHGTYTANMALYECDLLINIGARFDDRVTGNLKYFAPKATVAHIDIDPAEIGKNVPTKIPIVSDAKAALQELIHQQGKPADTSAWLRQLNEWKQRFPLYYEEDGQTIKPQKLVEMIYELTNGEAIITTDVGQHQMWAAQYYKFNKPHRWVTSGGLGTMGFGLPAAIGAQLAERNATVVSIVGDGGFQMTFQELSVIQELQLPIKVVIVNNQALGMVRQWQELFYEKRYSHSLIPNQPDFVKLAEAYNVPGFRAKTEAEAMEVLKKAFAIDGPVLLDFHVKADENVYPMVAPGKGLHEMVGVKACGELSQ; encoded by the coding sequence ATGACGAGGATGAAAGTGGAGGAAAAGGCGAAGCAAAAAATGGAAATGAGCGGAGCGCTGATGCTCGTCGAAGCATTAAAGGCGGAAAAGGTAGAAGTGATTTTCGGATATCCGGGCGGGGCCGTGCTGCCGCTTTATGACCAGTTATATCGATCGGGAGTGTTCCACGTATTAACAAGGCATGAACAAGGAGCGATTCATGCAGCCGAAGGATATGCGCGCATTTCCGGGAAGCCAGGGGTGGTGATCGCTACATCAGGCCCGGGAGCAACAAACATTGTGACAGGTTTAACAGACGCAATGATGGATTCGTTGCCGCTTGTTGTATTTACCGGCCAAGTGGCAACCAGCGTCATCGGATCGGATGCGTTTCAAGAAGCGGATGTCGTCGGGATTACGATGCCAATCACGAAACATAATTATCAAGTTCGCGATATTAGTGAGCTGCCAAAAATTATTAAAGAGGCGTTCCACATTGCTACAACTGGCAGACCTGGCCCGGTGCTCATCGATATTCCAAAAGACATTACGACAGCAAAGGGAGAGTTTGATTATGAACAAGAAGTTCATTTGCCGGGCTATCAGCCGACCACCCAGCCGAACCACTTGCAAATCCGGCGTCTTGTCGAAGCGGTCAGCCAATCAAAAAGGCCGGTTATTTTAGCTGGGGCAGGAGTATTGCACGCCAATGCTTCCAATGAATTGCGGCAATATGCGGAACAACAAAACATCCCGGTTGTTCATACATTGCTAGGATTAGGCGGATTTCCGGCCGATCATCCACTGTTTTTAGGCATGGCCGGCATGCACGGCACGTACACGGCGAACATGGCGCTTTATGAATGTGATTTGCTGATTAATATCGGAGCAAGATTCGATGATCGCGTAACAGGAAACTTAAAATATTTCGCACCAAAGGCGACGGTGGCCCACATTGATATTGATCCGGCGGAAATCGGGAAAAACGTGCCGACAAAAATTCCGATTGTCAGCGATGCAAAAGCAGCCTTGCAAGAATTAATTCATCAACAAGGAAAGCCGGCGGACACAAGCGCATGGCTGCGCCAGCTAAATGAATGGAAACAGCGATTTCCGCTTTATTACGAAGAAGATGGGCAAACGATTAAGCCGCAAAAACTAGTGGAAATGATTTATGAATTAACGAACGGGGAAGCCATTATTACTACCGACGTTGGCCAGCATCAAATGTGGGCGGCGCAATACTACAAGTTTAATAAACCACATCGCTGGGTGACTTCCGGCGGGCTCGGAACGATGGGATTCGGCCTTCCGGCGGCGATCGGAGCGCAGCTTGCAGAAAGAAATGCTACGGTTGTTTCCATTGTCGGTGACGGCGGTTTTCAAATGACATTCCAAGAGTTATCGGTTATTCAAGAGCTGCAATTGCCAATTAAAGTAGTGATCGTCAATAATCAAGCGCTCGGCATGGTTCGTCAATGGCAAGAACTTTTTTACGAAAAACGATATTCCCATTCTCTCATTCCAAATCAGCCGGATTTTGTAAAACTAGCAGAAGCATACAATGTGCCGGGCTTCCGAGCGAAAACGGAGGCGGAAGCGATGGAGGTGCTGAAGAAAGCATTTGCGATCGACGGTCCGGTTTTACTTGATTTCCATGTGAAAGCGGATGAAAACGTCTATCCAATGGTCGCGCCTGGAAAAGGATTGCATGAAATGGTGGGGGTGAAAGCGTGCGGAGAATTATCACAATGA
- the ilvN gene encoding acetolactate synthase small subunit: MRRIITMTVNNRPGVLNRITGLFTKRHYNIESITVGHTEIEGISRMTFVVNVEDERIAEQIIKQLNKQIDVLKVNDITDQAIVARELALVKVSVTPALRQEIYALIEPFRASIVDVSKDSLVIQVTGESEKVEALIELLRPYGIKEVARTGTTAFTRGSQKTAATHKTAFII; the protein is encoded by the coding sequence GTGCGGAGAATTATCACAATGACCGTCAATAACCGTCCTGGTGTTCTCAACCGCATTACCGGGTTATTTACCAAGCGGCATTATAACATTGAAAGCATTACCGTCGGACATACAGAAATCGAAGGAATTTCCCGCATGACCTTTGTCGTCAATGTTGAAGATGAGCGGATAGCCGAGCAAATTATTAAGCAGCTGAATAAGCAGATTGATGTGCTCAAAGTCAACGATATTACCGATCAAGCGATCGTTGCGCGCGAGTTGGCACTGGTGAAAGTATCCGTGACACCGGCGCTCCGCCAAGAGATTTATGCGCTTATTGAACCATTCCGCGCCTCCATTGTCGATGTAAGCAAAGATAGCCTTGTTATTCAAGTAACAGGCGAATCCGAAAAAGTAGAAGCGCTCATTGAATTATTGCGGCCTTATGGAATTAAAGAAGTGGCAAGAACAGGCACAACAGCGTTTACACGCGGCTCGCAAAAAACAGCCGCTACGCATAAAACAGCTTTCATTATCTAA
- the ilvC gene encoding ketol-acid reductoisomerase, which produces MAKVYYNGDANEKYLQSKTVAIIGYGSQGHAHAQNLRDSGVNVIVGLRQGKSWEQAEKDGFAVYSVREAAKQADIVMVLLPDEKQPSVYKEEIEPELQPGNALVFAHGFNIHFSQIVPPEHVDVFLVAPKGPGHLVRRTYTEGAGVPALIAVHQDVTGEAKETALAYAKAIGATRAGVLETTFKEETETDLFGEQAVLCGGLTALIKAGFETLVEAGYQPEVAYFECLHEMKLIVDLLYEGGLAWMRHSISDTAQWGDFISGPRIINDAVKAEMKNVLHDIQTGKFAKGWILENQANRPEFNAINRRENEHLIEIVGRELRSMMPFVKAKQKDVVVSSAKN; this is translated from the coding sequence ATGGCAAAAGTTTACTATAACGGAGATGCAAATGAAAAATACTTACAATCGAAAACGGTGGCAATTATCGGTTACGGTTCGCAAGGCCACGCGCATGCGCAAAACCTACGCGACAGCGGAGTGAACGTGATTGTCGGCCTTCGCCAAGGGAAGTCATGGGAACAAGCGGAAAAAGACGGCTTTGCCGTATACAGCGTCCGCGAAGCAGCCAAACAAGCAGACATCGTAATGGTGTTGCTGCCGGACGAAAAACAGCCAAGTGTATACAAAGAAGAGATCGAGCCAGAGCTTCAGCCGGGAAATGCGCTAGTCTTTGCGCACGGATTTAACATTCACTTTAGCCAGATTGTTCCTCCTGAACATGTCGATGTCTTTTTAGTCGCGCCGAAAGGTCCGGGGCATTTAGTGCGCCGCACCTATACAGAAGGAGCAGGCGTGCCAGCATTAATTGCGGTGCATCAAGATGTAACAGGAGAAGCAAAAGAAACGGCACTTGCCTACGCAAAAGCAATCGGCGCGACAAGAGCGGGAGTGCTGGAAACAACGTTTAAAGAAGAAACAGAAACGGATTTGTTCGGTGAACAAGCGGTATTGTGCGGAGGATTAACAGCGCTCATTAAAGCCGGATTTGAAACGCTTGTTGAAGCAGGGTATCAGCCGGAAGTAGCCTACTTTGAATGTCTGCACGAAATGAAATTAATTGTCGATTTGCTTTACGAAGGCGGCCTTGCGTGGATGCGCCATTCGATTTCCGATACGGCGCAATGGGGAGATTTCATTTCTGGACCGCGCATTATTAATGATGCAGTGAAAGCAGAAATGAAAAACGTTCTTCATGACATTCAAACAGGGAAATTTGCCAAAGGATGGATTTTAGAAAATCAAGCGAATCGTCCAGAGTTTAACGCGATCAACCGTCGTGAAAACGAACACCTCATTGAGATCGTCGGCCGTGAATTGCGGAGCATGATGCCGTTTGTCAAAGCAAAACAGAAAGATGTGGTGGTCTCCAGTGCGAAAAATTAA
- a CDS encoding metallophosphoesterase family protein — protein MKALIVSDSHGLTKELEEIAERHRHEVNAFIHCGDSELSPDQKEIERFFIVRGNCDFTAAFPNERIEEVEGIRFFITHGHLYNVKTSLLNLYYRAKETKANVVCFGHSHIAGAEKIDDILFINPGSILLPRVRKEKTYALLQIENGKATVQFYDLNGKEIPSFAKTFTM, from the coding sequence ATGAAAGCATTGATTGTCAGCGATAGCCATGGATTAACAAAAGAACTAGAGGAAATTGCGGAGCGCCACCGGCATGAGGTAAACGCGTTCATTCATTGCGGAGATTCGGAATTGTCCCCTGATCAGAAAGAAATCGAACGCTTCTTCATCGTGCGCGGAAATTGCGATTTCACCGCCGCGTTTCCAAACGAGCGGATCGAAGAGGTGGAAGGCATCCGCTTTTTCATCACTCACGGCCATCTCTATAACGTCAAAACGTCGTTGCTGAACTTATACTATCGGGCCAAAGAGACAAAGGCCAACGTCGTATGTTTCGGCCATTCCCATATCGCGGGAGCCGAAAAAATCGATGATATTTTGTTTATCAATCCAGGCAGCATCTTATTGCCAAGAGTGCGGAAAGAAAAGACATACGCGCTATTGCAAATAGAAAACGGAAAAGCAACCGTGCAATTTTACGACCTTAATGGAAAGGAAATACCGTCTTTTGCCAAAACATTCACCATGTGA
- the ilvE gene encoding branched-chain-amino-acid transaminase, translated as MSEQWIFLNGEFVTKENAKISVYDHGFLYGDGVFEGIRVYSGNVFRLHEHIDRLYNSAKSILLTIPYTKEEMIDYIIETIRRNQYQDAYIRLVVSRGVGDLGLDPYRCKTPQVVIIVEPLALFPKHLYETGIEVVTVATRRNRSDVLSPKVKSLNYLNNVLVKIEAHLANVSEALILNDQGYVAEGSGDNVFIIKDQVVYTPPGYVGALEGITRQAIIEIAQDLGYVVKEEPFTRHDVYVADEVFLTGTAAEVIAVVKVDGRVIGEGVPGPHTKRLLEEFRRRVVSEGVKVYPTNANVG; from the coding sequence TTGAGTGAACAATGGATCTTTTTAAACGGCGAATTTGTGACAAAAGAGAACGCAAAAATTTCCGTGTACGATCATGGCTTCTTGTATGGTGACGGTGTCTTTGAAGGCATTCGCGTCTATAGCGGCAACGTATTTCGATTGCATGAGCATATAGATCGCCTATACAATTCCGCTAAATCGATCTTACTCACGATTCCTTATACGAAAGAAGAAATGATCGATTATATTATCGAAACGATACGAAGAAACCAATATCAAGATGCCTATATTCGCCTTGTTGTTTCACGCGGAGTCGGCGATTTAGGACTCGACCCGTATCGATGCAAAACACCGCAAGTAGTGATTATTGTCGAACCGCTAGCATTGTTCCCTAAACATTTATATGAAACAGGGATTGAAGTAGTGACAGTAGCAACGCGAAGAAATCGCTCAGATGTGCTCAGTCCGAAAGTAAAATCGCTGAACTATTTGAATAACGTCCTTGTCAAAATCGAAGCCCATCTTGCGAATGTAAGCGAAGCGTTAATTTTAAACGATCAAGGGTATGTTGCCGAAGGCTCAGGAGACAATGTTTTTATCATTAAAGACCAAGTCGTCTATACACCGCCTGGATATGTCGGAGCGCTCGAAGGAATTACGCGCCAAGCGATCATCGAGATTGCCCAAGATCTTGGCTATGTCGTAAAAGAAGAGCCGTTTACCCGCCATGATGTTTATGTAGCCGATGAAGTCTTTTTAACCGGAACGGCCGCTGAAGTGATCGCCGTGGTGAAGGTCGATGGACGTGTCATCGGTGAAGGAGTTCCAGGACCGCATACAAAGCGGCTGCTAGAAGAATTTAGACGCCGCGTCGTTTCCGAAGGGGTAAAAGTATATCCGACGAATGCGAATGTCGGATAA
- the rph gene encoding ribonuclease PH: MRIDGRDNKQLRPVYMEKHFIKHAEGSVLITVGDTKVICTASIDDKVPPFMRGGGKGWITAEYAMLPRATEQRNVRESSKGKVSGRTMEIQRLIGRTLRSVVQLDKLGEKTVWIDCDVIQADGGTRTASITGAYVAMVLAFAKLVEEKKLDELPVHDFLAATSVGIDPEHGIILDLNYSEDARAEVDMNVVMTGAGRFVEIQGTGEEATFSREQLNELLDTAQLGIQQLIEIQRSTLGEIAAQIDMKRNGEGGSAS; encoded by the coding sequence ATGAGGATCGATGGCAGAGACAACAAGCAATTACGCCCTGTATATATGGAAAAACATTTTATTAAACATGCAGAAGGATCTGTATTGATTACTGTTGGCGATACGAAAGTCATTTGTACGGCGAGCATCGATGATAAAGTGCCGCCGTTTATGCGCGGCGGCGGCAAAGGATGGATTACGGCGGAATATGCAATGCTGCCGCGGGCGACGGAGCAGCGGAATGTTAGGGAGTCCAGCAAAGGAAAAGTGTCAGGGCGCACGATGGAAATCCAGCGTCTGATCGGAAGAACGCTTCGTTCCGTCGTGCAATTGGACAAGCTGGGCGAAAAAACAGTATGGATTGACTGCGACGTCATTCAAGCAGACGGGGGGACGCGGACCGCATCGATTACAGGAGCATACGTAGCAATGGTATTGGCGTTTGCTAAATTAGTCGAGGAAAAGAAACTGGACGAACTTCCTGTCCATGATTTCCTCGCGGCAACATCTGTCGGAATCGATCCGGAGCATGGTATTATTCTCGATTTAAACTACAGCGAAGATGCACGTGCCGAGGTTGACATGAACGTGGTGATGACAGGGGCGGGACGTTTTGTTGAAATTCAAGGGACAGGAGAAGAAGCGACGTTTTCCCGCGAGCAATTAAATGAGCTGTTAGATACGGCGCAACTCGGCATTCAGCAGCTGATTGAAATTCAGCGGAGTACGTTAGGAGAGATTGCGGCGCAAATTGACATGAAACGAAACGGAGAAGGTGGAAGTGCATCATGA
- the leuB gene encoding 3-isopropylmalate dehydrogenase, with the protein MGNYRIAVLPGDGIGKEVTKGAVEVLKAIETRFGHHFEFAYGLIGGAAVDQKGTPLPEETLALCRESDAVLLGAVGGPKWDQHPPHLRPERGLLQIRKEMNLFANLRPVKFYDSLTDSSPLKQEVIQGVDLVIVRELTGGLYFGKPSGRMVENGEEKAVDTLLYKKEEIKRIVKVAFELARKRKKKVTSVDKANVLASSRMWREIAEEVAQEFPDVKLEHMLVDNAAMQLIRSPQQFDVVVTENMFGDILSDEASMLTGSLGMLPSASLSASGPSLYEPIHGSAPDIAGQNKANPIATVLSAAMMLRLSFGLSKEAEAVEKAVQQVLAAGLRTADIAQKGQRVVSTDEMVNEIKATILDHQTISHIMAVYA; encoded by the coding sequence ATGGGAAATTATCGGATTGCCGTATTGCCGGGAGATGGAATCGGTAAAGAAGTAACAAAGGGAGCTGTTGAAGTTTTAAAGGCGATTGAAACTCGTTTTGGACATCATTTTGAGTTTGCATATGGATTGATTGGTGGGGCTGCCGTTGATCAAAAAGGTACGCCGCTTCCAGAGGAAACGCTTGCTCTTTGCCGGGAAAGCGACGCGGTATTGCTCGGGGCAGTCGGTGGTCCGAAATGGGATCAACATCCTCCACATCTGCGTCCGGAAAGAGGATTATTGCAGATTCGCAAAGAGATGAATTTGTTTGCCAATTTGCGTCCCGTGAAATTTTACGATAGTTTAACGGATTCTTCACCATTAAAACAGGAAGTCATTCAAGGAGTCGACTTAGTCATCGTCCGCGAATTAACTGGAGGGCTGTATTTCGGCAAGCCGAGTGGGCGAATGGTCGAAAACGGAGAAGAAAAAGCGGTAGATACGCTTCTATATAAAAAGGAAGAAATTAAACGGATTGTGAAAGTAGCGTTTGAGCTGGCGCGCAAGCGGAAGAAAAAAGTGACATCGGTCGATAAAGCGAATGTGCTGGCATCGAGCAGAATGTGGCGGGAGATTGCCGAAGAAGTAGCACAAGAGTTTCCAGATGTAAAGCTTGAGCATATGCTTGTCGACAATGCGGCCATGCAGCTGATCCGTTCTCCGCAGCAATTTGATGTGGTCGTGACGGAAAACATGTTTGGCGATATTTTGAGCGATGAGGCATCGATGTTGACCGGTTCGCTTGGCATGCTGCCGTCGGCAAGTTTATCGGCTTCAGGACCGAGTTTGTATGAGCCGATTCATGGTTCTGCGCCGGATATTGCCGGACAAAATAAAGCAAATCCGATTGCGACCGTTTTATCGGCCGCGATGATGCTCCGTCTTTCTTTCGGGCTTTCCAAAGAAGCGGAGGCGGTGGAAAAAGCGGTGCAGCAAGTATTGGCGGCGGGATTGCGGACGGCAGATATCGCGCAGAAAGGACAACGAGTAGTTTCCACCGATGAAATGGTAAATGAAATTAAAGCGACAATTTTAGACCATCAAACGATTTCCCACATCATGGCTGTATACGCATAA
- a CDS encoding 2-isopropylmalate synthase, with product MRKINIFDTTLRDGEQSAGINLNLQEKLEIARQLERLRVDIIEAGFPAASKGDFQAVKQIAETIKTCSVTGLSRSVQSDIDAAWEALKGGVEPRLHLFIATSPIHMIHKLRMTPEQVIETAVESVKYAKRYFPIVQWSAEDACRSELPFLAKIITEVIKAGATVINIPDTVGYITPKEYGNIFTFLSNNVPNIEKVSLSAHCHDDLGMAVVNSLAAIEHGATQVEGTINGIGERAGNAALEEIAVALYIRKDYYQAETRLNLQEIKRTSNLVSKLTGVVIPPNKAVVGKNAFAHESGIHQDGVLKEKTTYEIISPELVGVQSNSMVLGKHSGRHALRNRVEELGYTLSDEEINQLFVRFKELADKKKDITDDDLVALIFEEKFDHFKDFYQLSSIQVQYGTNQIPTAVVVLKDGQGNEIQEAATGAGSVEALYNTLERCFKTPVTLLDYRIESVSGGRDALAQVFVKVRANDIETSGRGTAQDVLEASAKAYINAVNRVFMIETMRMESQKVTTQ from the coding sequence GTGCGAAAAATTAATATTTTCGACACGACATTGCGTGACGGTGAACAGTCTGCTGGAATCAATTTGAATTTGCAAGAAAAACTTGAAATTGCCCGGCAGCTTGAACGGCTTCGTGTCGACATCATTGAGGCGGGCTTTCCTGCCGCTTCAAAGGGTGATTTCCAAGCGGTCAAACAAATTGCCGAAACGATCAAAACATGCTCTGTTACCGGGCTTTCCCGCTCGGTACAGAGCGATATTGACGCCGCATGGGAAGCGTTAAAAGGAGGAGTGGAGCCTCGTCTCCATTTATTCATCGCTACATCTCCGATTCATATGATTCATAAATTGCGAATGACGCCGGAACAAGTCATTGAAACGGCGGTAGAATCGGTTAAATATGCGAAACGTTATTTTCCGATTGTGCAATGGTCGGCGGAAGACGCCTGCCGCAGTGAGCTTCCGTTTTTGGCCAAGATTATTACAGAAGTGATTAAAGCAGGGGCAACGGTTATTAATATCCCAGATACAGTAGGGTATATTACCCCGAAAGAATACGGGAATATTTTCACTTTCTTAAGCAATAATGTTCCGAATATTGAAAAAGTTTCTCTTTCTGCCCATTGCCATGATGATTTAGGAATGGCGGTCGTCAACTCTTTAGCTGCTATTGAGCATGGGGCAACACAAGTGGAAGGAACGATTAACGGAATCGGTGAACGAGCAGGAAACGCGGCGCTCGAGGAAATTGCGGTCGCGCTTTATATCCGCAAAGATTACTATCAGGCGGAAACACGCTTGAATCTTCAAGAAATTAAGCGAACGAGCAATTTAGTAAGCAAATTGACCGGCGTGGTTATTCCGCCAAACAAAGCGGTCGTCGGTAAAAATGCATTTGCCCATGAATCGGGAATCCATCAGGATGGCGTGCTAAAAGAAAAAACAACGTACGAAATTATTTCGCCGGAGCTGGTCGGGGTTCAATCGAACTCGATGGTGCTTGGCAAACACTCTGGACGGCACGCACTGCGCAACCGTGTGGAAGAGCTTGGTTATACCTTGTCTGATGAAGAAATTAACCAATTGTTCGTTCGCTTTAAAGAGCTTGCCGATAAGAAAAAGGACATTACTGATGACGATTTGGTCGCGCTTATTTTTGAAGAAAAATTTGACCACTTTAAAGATTTTTATCAATTATCTTCGATTCAAGTCCAATATGGCACGAACCAAATTCCAACCGCAGTGGTTGTGCTAAAAGACGGACAAGGAAACGAGATTCAAGAAGCGGCTACAGGAGCGGGCAGCGTTGAAGCATTGTATAACACGTTAGAGCGCTGCTTTAAAACGCCGGTTACATTGCTTGACTACCGGATTGAATCGGTCAGCGGCGGACGCGATGCGCTTGCGCAAGTGTTTGTGAAAGTCCGGGCTAACGACATCGAAACGAGTGGGCGCGGCACGGCGCAAGACGTGCTCGAAGCATCCGCAAAAGCCTATATTAACGCTGTTAACCGTGTATTCATGATTGAAACGATGCGCATGGAAAGCCAAAAGGTCACAACCCAATAA